In Streptomyces sp. NBC_00569, a single genomic region encodes these proteins:
- a CDS encoding M16 family metallopeptidase, which translates to MPMGHTATAEAGSGGLTATEHRLDNGLRVVLSEDHLTPVAAVCLWYDVGSRHEVKGRTGLAHLFEHLMFQGSKQVHGNGHFELVQGAGGSLNGTTSFERTNYFETMPTHQLELALWLEADRMGSLLAALDEESMENQRDVVKNERRQRYDNVPYGTAFEKLTALVYPEGHPYHHTPIGSMADLDAATLEDARNFFRTYYAPNNAVLSVVGDIDPEQTLAWVEKYFGSIPRHDGKQPPRDGALPDRIGEGVREVIEEEVPARALMAAYRLPQDGSRACDAADLALTVLGGGESSRIYNRLVRRDQTAVAAGFGLLRLAGAPSVGWLDVKTSGDVEVPVIEEAVDEELARFAADGPTPEEMERAQAQLEREWLDRLGTVSGRADELCRFAVLFGDPQLALTAVQRVLDITAEEVQEVAKAHLRPDNRAVLVYEPTAPEEAPEEADETAPETTDETAGGTADEEAGK; encoded by the coding sequence ATGCCCATGGGTCACACGGCCACCGCCGAGGCCGGCTCCGGCGGCCTGACAGCGACCGAGCACCGCCTCGACAACGGGCTGCGCGTGGTGCTCTCCGAGGACCACCTGACCCCGGTCGCAGCCGTCTGCCTCTGGTACGACGTCGGCTCGCGCCACGAGGTCAAGGGCCGCACCGGCCTGGCTCACCTCTTCGAGCACCTGATGTTCCAGGGCTCTAAGCAGGTCCACGGGAACGGGCACTTCGAGCTGGTGCAGGGCGCCGGCGGCTCGCTGAACGGGACGACGAGTTTCGAGCGCACCAACTACTTCGAGACCATGCCGACCCACCAGCTGGAGCTCGCGCTCTGGCTGGAGGCCGACCGGATGGGCTCCCTCCTCGCCGCGCTCGACGAGGAGTCGATGGAGAACCAGCGCGACGTCGTCAAGAACGAGCGCCGCCAGCGCTACGACAACGTTCCGTACGGGACCGCGTTCGAGAAGCTGACCGCCCTCGTGTACCCGGAGGGCCACCCGTACCACCACACGCCCATCGGCTCCATGGCCGACCTGGACGCGGCCACGCTGGAGGACGCGCGGAACTTCTTCCGTACGTACTACGCCCCGAACAACGCCGTCCTCTCGGTCGTCGGGGACATCGACCCCGAGCAGACGCTGGCCTGGGTCGAGAAGTACTTCGGCTCCATCCCGCGCCACGACGGCAAGCAGCCCCCGCGCGACGGCGCCCTGCCCGACCGGATCGGTGAGGGCGTGCGTGAGGTCATCGAGGAGGAGGTCCCGGCCCGCGCGCTGATGGCCGCCTACCGGCTGCCGCAGGACGGCTCGCGCGCGTGCGACGCGGCCGACCTGGCCCTGACGGTCCTCGGCGGCGGCGAGTCGTCCCGGATCTACAACCGTCTCGTCCGCCGTGACCAGACCGCCGTCGCCGCGGGGTTCGGTCTCCTGAGGCTCGCGGGGGCGCCCTCCGTGGGGTGGCTGGACGTGAAGACGTCCGGCGACGTCGAGGTGCCGGTCATCGAGGAGGCTGTCGACGAGGAGCTCGCGCGGTTCGCCGCCGACGGTCCCACTCCGGAGGAAATGGAGCGCGCCCAGGCCCAGTTGGAGCGCGAGTGGCTCGACCGGCTCGGCACGGTCTCGGGCCGCGCCGACGAACTGTGCAGGTTCGCCGTCCTGTTCGGCGACCCGCAGCTCGCCCTGACCGCCGTCCAGCGCGTCCTCGACATCACCGCGGAGGAGGTCCAGGAGGTGGCCAAGGCCCATCTGCGCCCCGACAACCGCGCGGTGCTCGTCTACGAGCCCACGGCCCCTGAAGAAGCCCCCGAGGAGGCCGACGAGACCGCCCCCGAGACCACGGACGAGACCGCAGGCGGGACTGCAGACGAGGAGGCCGGCAAGTGA
- a CDS encoding DNA gyrase/topoisomerase IV subunit A, translating into MARRSTKTPPPDDFEERILDIDVVDEMQGSFLEYAYSVIYSRALPDARDGMKPVHRRIVYQMNEMGLRPDRGYVKCARVVGEVMGKLHPHGDASIYDALVRLAQPFSMRLPLVDGHGNFGSLGNDDPPAAMRYTECRMAPATSLMTESIDENTVDFGPNYDGQEQEPAVLPAAYPNLLVNGASGIAVGMATNMPPHNLGEVIAAARHLIRHPGADLETLMKFVPGPDLPTGGRIVGLSGIKDAYESGRGTFKIRATVSVEDVTARRKGLVVTELPFAVGPEKVIAKIKDLVGSKKLQGIADVKDLTDRQHGLRLVIEIKNGFVPEAVLEQLYKLTPMEESFGINNVALVDGQPLTLGLKELLEVYLDHRFEVVRRRSEFRRTKKRDRLHLVEGLLVALVDIDEVIRLIRSSDNSAQAKERLMERFSLSEIQTQYILDTPLRRLTKFDRIELETERDRLNGEIDELTGILDSDAELRKLVSAELASVAKKFGTERRTVLLESAGTAVTAVPLQVADDPCRVLLSSTGLLARTATADPFGDDEDARRTKHDVIVSAVPATARGEIGAITSTGRLLRLNVIDLPQLPETASAPNLSGGAPVTEFLSSLEADEKVVCLTTLDESSPGLAIGTEQGVVKRVVPDYPANKDELEVIGLRDGDRIVGAVELRTGEEDLVFITDDAQLLRYQASQVRPQGRAAGGMAGIKLADGAKVISFTAVDPAVDAIVFTVAGSRGTLDDSVQTTAKLTPFDQYPRKGRATGGVRCQRFLKGEDCLSLGWAGPTPARAAQKNGTPAELPEVDPRRDGSGVSLAKTVSVVAGPV; encoded by the coding sequence ATGGCCCGCCGCAGCACGAAGACCCCGCCTCCCGACGACTTCGAGGAGCGGATCCTCGACATTGACGTTGTCGACGAAATGCAGGGCTCCTTCCTCGAGTACGCCTACTCGGTGATCTACTCCCGGGCCCTGCCGGACGCCCGTGACGGCATGAAGCCCGTGCACCGGCGCATCGTCTACCAGATGAACGAGATGGGCCTGCGCCCCGACCGCGGCTATGTGAAGTGCGCCCGCGTCGTCGGCGAGGTCATGGGTAAGTTGCACCCGCACGGAGACGCGTCGATCTACGACGCCCTGGTGCGGCTCGCCCAGCCCTTCTCGATGCGCCTCCCCCTGGTCGACGGCCACGGGAACTTCGGCTCCCTGGGCAACGACGACCCGCCGGCCGCCATGCGGTACACCGAGTGCCGGATGGCCCCGGCGACATCGCTGATGACGGAGTCGATCGACGAGAACACCGTCGACTTCGGGCCGAACTACGACGGTCAGGAGCAGGAGCCCGCCGTCCTGCCGGCCGCTTACCCGAACCTCCTGGTCAACGGCGCGTCCGGCATCGCCGTCGGCATGGCGACGAACATGCCGCCGCACAATCTCGGCGAGGTCATCGCCGCCGCCCGTCACCTGATCAGGCACCCGGGCGCCGACCTCGAGACGCTCATGAAGTTCGTCCCGGGCCCCGACCTGCCGACCGGCGGCCGGATCGTCGGCCTGTCCGGCATCAAGGACGCCTACGAGTCGGGCCGCGGCACCTTCAAGATCCGCGCCACGGTCTCCGTGGAGGACGTGACGGCGCGCCGCAAGGGCCTCGTCGTCACCGAACTGCCCTTCGCGGTCGGCCCCGAGAAGGTCATCGCGAAGATCAAGGACCTGGTCGGCTCCAAGAAGCTCCAGGGCATCGCGGACGTCAAGGACCTCACCGACCGCCAGCACGGCCTGCGTCTGGTCATCGAGATCAAGAACGGCTTCGTCCCGGAGGCCGTCCTGGAGCAGCTCTACAAGCTGACGCCGATGGAGGAGTCCTTCGGCATCAACAACGTGGCGCTGGTCGACGGCCAGCCCCTGACGCTCGGCCTCAAGGAGCTCCTGGAGGTCTATCTCGACCACCGCTTCGAGGTCGTACGCCGCCGCAGCGAGTTCCGCCGTACGAAGAAGCGGGACCGTTTGCATCTGGTCGAGGGCCTGCTCGTCGCGCTGGTGGACATCGACGAGGTCATCCGCCTCATCCGCTCCAGCGACAACTCCGCGCAGGCGAAGGAGCGCCTGATGGAGCGCTTCTCGCTGAGCGAGATCCAGACGCAGTACATCCTGGACACGCCGCTGCGCCGCCTCACCAAGTTCGACCGCATCGAGCTGGAGACGGAGCGCGACCGGCTCAACGGCGAGATCGACGAGCTGACCGGGATCCTCGACTCCGACGCCGAGCTGCGCAAGCTCGTCTCGGCCGAACTGGCGTCGGTGGCGAAGAAGTTCGGCACCGAGCGCCGCACCGTGCTCCTGGAGTCGGCGGGCACGGCGGTCACCGCGGTGCCCCTCCAGGTCGCCGACGACCCGTGCCGCGTGCTCCTGTCGTCCACGGGCCTCCTGGCGCGCACGGCGACCGCCGACCCGTTCGGGGACGACGAGGACGCCCGGCGCACCAAGCACGACGTGATCGTCTCCGCGGTCCCGGCGACGGCACGCGGCGAGATCGGCGCTATCACGTCCACGGGGCGCCTGTTGCGGCTCAATGTCATCGACCTGCCGCAGCTCCCGGAGACGGCCTCGGCGCCGAACCTCTCCGGCGGCGCACCCGTCACGGAGTTCCTGTCGTCTCTGGAGGCGGACGAGAAGGTGGTCTGTCTGACCACCCTCGACGAGTCGTCCCCCGGCCTGGCGATCGGTACCGAGCAGGGCGTGGTCAAGCGCGTCGTGCCCGACTACCCGGCGAACAAGGACGAGTTGGAGGTCATCGGCCTCAGGGACGGTGACCGCATCGTCGGCGCAGTGGAGCTGCGCACCGGCGAGGAGGACCTGGTCTTCATCACGGACGACGCGCAGTTGCTCCGCTACCAGGCCTCGCAGGTACGTCCGCAGGGCCGGGCCGCGGGCGGTATGGCAGGCATCAAGCTGGCCGACGGCGCCAAGGTGATCTCGTTCACCGCCGTCGATCCGGCTGTGGACGCGATCGTCTTCACGGTGGCGGGATCGCGCGGCACGCTCGACGACTCCGTCCAGACGACGGCGAAGCTCACCCCGTTCGACCAGTACCCGCGCAAGGGGCGGGCCACGGGCGGCGTGCGCTGCCAGCGCTTCCTGAAGGGCGAGGACTGCCTGAGCCTGGGCTGGGCGGGCCCGACACCGGCCCGCGCGGCGCAGAAGAACGGCACCCCGGCCGAGCTGCCCGAGGTCGACCCGCGCCGCGACGGCTCGGGCGTCTCCCTCGCGAAGACGGTCTCGGTGGTGGCGGGGCCGGTCTAG
- a CDS encoding CobW family GTP-binding protein has product MSQQRQELPQQIPVVVLAGFLGSGKTTLLNHLLHHGGGTRIGAIVNDFGSIEIDAMAVAGQLGDSTVSLGNGCLCCAVDASELDEYLDRLTRPSGRNGIDVIVIEASGLAEPQELVRMVLASENPRIVYGGLVEVVDAVEFDTTRERHPELDRHLAIADLVVVNKADRVPEGEHRRVLERVRGLAGGAAVVPATYARVDPEFLFDCRPTRERIGQLSFDDLHRYDGGSTAGDEHDEHDGHLHSAYDSVSVESEVPLDPRRLMAFLDSRPEGLYRIKGYVDFGAADTRNRYTVHAVGRFLRFSPEPWVPGEPRLSRLVLIGAGIDAPRLNKELTACAQDAPHTYADEHSMWGVLRYVQEPSEAERDAG; this is encoded by the coding sequence TTGAGTCAGCAGAGGCAGGAGCTTCCGCAGCAGATCCCGGTCGTCGTCCTCGCCGGGTTCCTGGGCTCCGGCAAGACCACCCTGCTGAACCATCTGCTGCACCACGGCGGCGGCACGCGGATCGGCGCGATCGTCAATGACTTCGGCTCCATCGAGATCGACGCCATGGCCGTCGCCGGGCAGCTCGGCGACTCCACCGTCTCCCTCGGCAACGGGTGCCTGTGCTGCGCCGTCGACGCGAGCGAGCTCGACGAGTACCTGGACCGGCTCACCCGGCCGTCGGGCCGCAACGGCATCGATGTGATCGTGATCGAGGCCAGTGGGCTCGCCGAGCCGCAGGAGCTCGTGCGCATGGTGCTCGCCAGCGAGAATCCGCGGATCGTGTACGGCGGTCTGGTCGAGGTGGTCGACGCCGTCGAGTTCGACACGACGCGGGAGCGACACCCGGAGCTCGACCGGCATCTGGCCATCGCCGACCTCGTGGTGGTCAACAAGGCCGACCGGGTCCCGGAGGGGGAGCACCGGCGTGTCCTGGAGCGGGTGCGCGGGCTGGCCGGAGGCGCGGCAGTCGTTCCCGCGACGTACGCGCGCGTGGACCCCGAGTTCCTCTTCGACTGCCGGCCGACGCGCGAGCGGATCGGCCAATTGTCGTTCGACGACCTCCATCGGTACGACGGCGGCAGTACGGCCGGAGACGAACACGACGAGCACGACGGCCATCTGCACTCCGCGTACGACAGTGTCTCCGTCGAGTCCGAAGTGCCGCTCGATCCACGCCGGTTGATGGCGTTCCTCGACAGCAGGCCCGAGGGGCTCTACCGCATCAAGGGGTACGTGGACTTCGGCGCGGCCGACACGCGCAACAGGTACACCGTGCACGCCGTGGGCCGGTTCCTGCGGTTCTCGCCGGAGCCCTGGGTGCCCGGGGAGCCGCGCCTCAGTCGGCTCGTGCTCATCGGGGCCGGGATCGACGCTCCACGGCTGAACAAGGAACTGACGGCCTGCGCCCAGGACGCCCCGCACACCTATGCCGACGAGCACAGCATGTGGGGCGTCCTGAGGTACGTACAGGAGCCGAGCGAAGCGGAACGCGACGCGGGCTAG
- a CDS encoding DUF6082 family protein, with amino-acid sequence MATQSFGVRGIGSAVIAGAALIGAALALAAQRRRLDEARLRIEELEQEELSQQRSARARQQRVHWELSLKAIDDPSLAAVINTYDAEIPPAKVRQFFFANAWYVNLFHLDQAGIIDQQEVYGRLRELFQSPVFREYWRASRPNRATLIHSSAEARLGRLADRLLEELEEADTEEWWVVGDPPTS; translated from the coding sequence ATGGCCACACAGAGTTTTGGGGTACGAGGGATCGGGTCCGCCGTCATTGCCGGGGCGGCTCTCATCGGAGCCGCCCTCGCACTCGCCGCGCAGCGGCGTCGTCTCGACGAGGCGCGTCTGCGCATCGAGGAGCTGGAGCAGGAAGAGTTGTCGCAACAGCGCAGCGCTCGGGCACGTCAGCAGCGCGTGCACTGGGAACTGTCACTCAAGGCGATCGACGATCCCTCGCTCGCAGCGGTGATCAACACGTACGACGCCGAGATCCCACCGGCGAAGGTGCGGCAGTTCTTCTTCGCGAATGCCTGGTACGTCAACCTCTTCCACTTGGACCAGGCGGGCATCATCGACCAGCAAGAGGTGTACGGCCGTCTTCGCGAACTGTTCCAGAGTCCGGTCTTCCGCGAGTACTGGCGGGCCAGTCGACCTAACCGGGCGACCTTGATTCACTCCTCCGCCGAAGCTCGGCTCGGCCGCCTCGCCGACCGTCTCCTCGAGGAGCTCGAGGAAGCGGACACAGAGGAGTGGTGGGTGGTCGGCGATCCACCGACGTCCTGA
- a CDS encoding citrate synthase/methylcitrate synthase: MPINGTTATPVDVPRGLAGVVVTDTELGDVRGREGFYHYRRYSAVELAQTRGFEDVWHLMIHGELPDAAQSADFAARTAALRRLPDDVRAALPVIARAGSLSGPLAGLRSALSLFGASQGFRPVYDIDDERRRDDTLAAAAVVPTLLTALHRLGDGLEPVEPRDDLSYAANYLYMLTGSEPEPAHARAIEQYLISTIDHGFNASTFTARVITSTGADVAACLVGAVGALSGPLHGGAPSRALDTLDAIGTPDRIDGWIRERVLAGDRIMGFGHPVYRTEDPRSRMLRGIAEGFGGPTVEFAVEVERHVESILAELKPGRELHTNVEFYAGVVMELCGLPRAMFTPTFAAARVVGWSANILEQARDSKIIRPAARYVGPAAPAPVPAVS; the protein is encoded by the coding sequence ATGCCTATCAACGGGACCACGGCCACCCCTGTCGACGTACCGCGGGGACTCGCGGGCGTCGTCGTCACCGACACCGAATTGGGTGACGTCAGAGGGCGTGAGGGCTTTTACCACTACCGCCGGTATTCGGCCGTCGAGCTCGCGCAGACCCGCGGCTTCGAGGACGTATGGCACCTGATGATCCACGGCGAGCTGCCTGACGCCGCGCAGTCCGCGGACTTCGCCGCGCGTACGGCGGCCCTGCGCCGGCTGCCCGACGACGTGCGGGCCGCGCTGCCCGTCATCGCCCGCGCCGGATCGCTCTCCGGCCCGCTCGCCGGGCTGCGCAGCGCCCTGTCGCTCTTCGGTGCCTCGCAGGGCTTCCGCCCCGTGTACGACATCGACGACGAGCGGCGGCGTGACGACACCCTGGCCGCCGCGGCGGTCGTGCCGACGCTGCTCACGGCGCTGCACCGGCTCGGTGACGGCCTCGAACCGGTCGAACCGCGCGACGACCTGTCGTACGCCGCGAACTATCTCTACATGCTGACGGGTTCGGAGCCGGAGCCCGCTCACGCGCGTGCCATCGAGCAGTACCTGATCTCAACCATTGATCACGGGTTCAATGCGTCAACGTTCACGGCGAGGGTCATCACGTCGACCGGTGCAGATGTCGCTGCCTGTCTGGTCGGCGCCGTGGGGGCGCTCTCCGGGCCGCTGCACGGCGGCGCCCCGAGTCGCGCGCTCGACACCCTCGACGCGATCGGCACGCCGGACCGGATCGACGGGTGGATCCGCGAGCGGGTCCTCGCGGGCGACCGGATCATGGGCTTCGGCCACCCTGTCTATCGCACGGAGGACCCCCGTTCGCGGATGCTGCGGGGCATCGCCGAGGGGTTCGGCGGGCCGACGGTGGAGTTCGCCGTCGAGGTCGAGCGTCACGTGGAGTCGATCCTCGCGGAGCTGAAGCCGGGCCGGGAACTTCACACGAACGTGGAGTTCTACGCGGGCGTGGTCATGGAGCTGTGCGGGTTGCCGCGCGCGATGTTCACTCCGACGTTCGCCGCTGCGCGGGTGGTGGGGTGGAGCGCGAACATCCTTGAGCAGGCCCGGGATTCGAAGATCATTCGCCCGGCGGCGCGGTATGTGGGCCCGGCCGCTCCGGCGCCGGTACCGGCCGTGTCCTGA
- a CDS encoding citrate synthase, giving the protein MTDHEPAPAREARRLSTKETAELLGVKPETVYAYVSRGQLSSRRAEPGSRGSTFDAAEVEALAQRNKREPAAGSAPGELSVRTRITLIDKDRYYFRGVDAAELAARHSYEEVAEWLWTGALRPGVRFTAPRQSLAAARRAVGALPEHSGPVDRLRVAAVAAAVTDPLRFDLSEEAVLGTARTLIPTLVAALPPVRHTHRDGGPLAQRLWGRLSGREPDDPSLHVLDTALGLLVDHDLAASTLAVRVAASARAHAYAAVSAGLGVLEGPLHGAASGLAHRMLLEVLDRGSAAPVVADELRAGRRVPGLGHRLYKGEDPRAQALFALLEEIPQVHPALAAARDVVATTARHTDLHANVDLALAVFTVSYGMPAEAGETVFAVARTAGWIAHALEEYGERPLRMRPSGQYVGLRPPQPLPAPDAPLPAR; this is encoded by the coding sequence ATGACGGATCACGAACCCGCACCCGCGCGGGAAGCCCGGCGGCTCAGCACCAAGGAGACGGCCGAACTTCTGGGTGTGAAGCCCGAGACCGTGTACGCGTACGTGAGCCGCGGTCAGCTCAGCAGTCGCCGGGCGGAACCGGGCTCGCGCGGCAGCACGTTCGACGCGGCCGAGGTGGAGGCGCTCGCGCAGCGCAACAAGCGGGAGCCCGCGGCCGGTTCGGCCCCGGGCGAGCTCTCCGTACGCACCCGCATCACGTTGATCGACAAGGACCGCTACTACTTCCGCGGGGTCGACGCCGCCGAGCTCGCCGCGCGCCACTCGTACGAGGAGGTCGCCGAGTGGCTGTGGACCGGGGCCCTGCGGCCGGGGGTCCGGTTCACCGCTCCCCGGCAGTCCCTCGCCGCGGCCCGGCGCGCCGTGGGGGCCCTGCCGGAGCACAGCGGCCCCGTCGACCGCCTGCGGGTCGCCGCCGTCGCCGCCGCCGTCACCGACCCGCTGCGCTTCGACCTCTCCGAAGAGGCCGTACTCGGCACGGCCCGCACCCTCATCCCGACACTGGTTGCCGCCCTGCCGCCCGTACGGCACACACATCGCGACGGCGGACCGCTCGCCCAGCGCCTGTGGGGCCGCCTCTCAGGACGTGAACCCGACGATCCGTCACTGCACGTCCTGGACACGGCACTTGGGCTCCTCGTCGACCACGACCTCGCCGCGTCGACGCTCGCCGTCCGGGTCGCCGCGTCGGCGCGCGCGCACGCGTACGCGGCCGTGTCCGCGGGCCTCGGCGTCCTGGAGGGGCCGCTCCACGGCGCCGCCAGCGGTCTCGCGCACCGCATGCTCCTCGAAGTCCTTGACCGCGGCAGCGCGGCCCCTGTGGTGGCGGACGAACTGCGTGCCGGGCGCCGCGTCCCGGGCCTCGGCCACCGCCTGTACAAGGGCGAGGACCCACGCGCCCAGGCCCTGTTCGCCCTCCTGGAGGAGATCCCGCAGGTCCACCCGGCGCTCGCCGCGGCCCGCGACGTCGTGGCGACGACCGCCCGCCACACCGACCTGCACGCGAATGTGGACCTCGCCCTCGCGGTCTTCACCGTCTCGTACGGCATGCCCGCCGAGGCCGGCGAGACCGTCTTCGCGGTGGCCCGGACGGCGGGCTGGATCGCGCACGCACTGGAGGAGTACGGCGAGCGTCCGCTGCGGATGCGGCCGAGCGGACAGTACGTGGGGCTGCGCCCGCCTCAGCCGCTGCCCGCGCCCGACGCCCCCCTACCGGCCCGGTGA
- a CDS encoding sucrase ferredoxin, whose translation MSTCTTASQDLIEPLAGTAATASTWLLIEQPGPWGVKALTSSHLDPELGRALEAAAEGTGVRVALIRRPGRHADFHATTQRHVYVAHTIPGNTWLRGTMTESPQDLLALDFGALGAGDHRGFGTPHKGAPLALVCTNGKRDRCCALLGRPLAADLAASGQDGIWEVTHLGGHRFSPTLLVLPYGYAYGRADAAHVKGTLDAVRAGRITTDGCRGNSAWERPGQAAELAVRTSAGIDDAGVLTVVGTEATTPGHGALWEVTVTHTDGRRWHVTVAQGASLPPRPESCGAALGTPARMDVLTVDEIAPAVTGPLSASG comes from the coding sequence GTGAGTACGTGTACGACCGCCTCGCAGGATCTGATCGAGCCTCTCGCGGGGACCGCCGCCACCGCGAGTACCTGGCTGCTGATCGAGCAGCCGGGCCCCTGGGGCGTGAAGGCGCTGACGTCCAGCCATCTCGACCCGGAGCTCGGCAGGGCCCTGGAGGCGGCCGCGGAGGGGACCGGCGTCCGCGTCGCCCTCATCAGACGCCCGGGCCGGCACGCGGACTTCCACGCCACCACCCAGCGCCATGTGTATGTGGCCCACACCATCCCGGGAAACACATGGCTGCGTGGCACCATGACCGAGTCCCCACAGGACTTGCTCGCACTCGACTTCGGCGCCCTCGGAGCGGGTGACCACCGTGGCTTCGGCACGCCGCACAAGGGCGCGCCGCTCGCGCTCGTCTGCACCAACGGCAAGCGCGACCGCTGCTGCGCCCTCCTGGGCCGGCCTCTCGCCGCCGACCTCGCCGCGTCCGGACAGGACGGCATCTGGGAGGTAACCCACCTCGGCGGCCACCGCTTCTCCCCCACGCTGCTCGTACTGCCCTACGGCTACGCGTACGGCCGTGCCGACGCCGCCCACGTCAAGGGCACCCTCGACGCGGTACGGGCCGGCCGGATCACCACCGACGGGTGCCGCGGGAACTCCGCGTGGGAGCGGCCCGGCCAGGCCGCCGAGCTCGCCGTGCGCACGTCGGCCGGGATCGATGACGCCGGAGTGCTGACCGTCGTCGGCACGGAGGCCACGACGCCGGGGCATGGGGCCCTCTGGGAGGTCACTGTCACCCACACGGACGGCCGTCGCTGGCACGTCACGGTCGCGCAGGGCGCTTCACTGCCGCCCCGCCCCGAGAGCTGCGGTGCCGCACTGGGTACTCCGGCGCGCATGGACGTACTCACGGTGGACGAGATCGCGCCCGCTGTCACGGGCCCCCTCAGCGCGAGCGGCTGA
- a CDS encoding sensor histidine kinase — protein MSPTPPTRRLRFGLPRRVFAQVLLMQVAIAAGVAVLATGLFLAPLSDQLDDQAMRRALAIAQTTAAQPSIAEDLRHSRPTVDGPVQREAERIRRASGAEYVVIMNKEGVRWSHTDPGEVGRIVSTDPSEALAGHEVMEIDSGTLGRSARGKVPLRDAQGDIVGAVSVGIEYDSVRARLIHAIPGLFAYAGGALAVGALAAYLISRRVQRQTRDLAFSDISGLLSEREAMLHGIREGVVALDRSGRIRLLNDEAHRLLGIGDEVIGQSLDDALGPGRTTDVLAGRATGTDLVTVRGQRVLIANRMPTDDGGAVATLRDRTELEQLGRELDSTRGLIDALRAQDHEHANRMHTLLGLLELEMFDDAVEFVGEVVGDHRATAEQVTEKVHDPLLAALLVGKATVAAERGVALWISDRTLLPDRLIDPRGLVTIVGNLVDNAVDAVAGTPHARVEVDVRAADDRSVELRVRDTGPGIPAARRELIFTEGWSTKKLPSHGKRGIGLPLVRRLAERQGGSVHVGEPDGGGAEFTVVLPEALTDPGLAQEAAGAPMTPASNTTTDALATPTKEDPR, from the coding sequence ATGAGCCCCACTCCCCCCACACGCCGGCTGCGCTTCGGCCTGCCGCGGCGCGTCTTCGCGCAGGTGCTGCTGATGCAGGTGGCGATCGCCGCCGGGGTGGCCGTGCTCGCGACGGGGCTCTTCCTCGCACCGCTCAGCGACCAGCTCGACGACCAGGCGATGCGCCGCGCGCTGGCGATCGCGCAGACCACCGCGGCCCAGCCGAGCATCGCCGAGGACCTGCGGCATTCACGTCCCACGGTCGACGGCCCCGTCCAGCGGGAGGCCGAGCGGATCCGCCGGGCCAGTGGCGCCGAGTACGTAGTGATCATGAACAAGGAAGGCGTCCGCTGGTCCCACACCGATCCGGGCGAGGTCGGCAGGATCGTCTCCACGGACCCCAGCGAGGCGCTCGCGGGCCACGAGGTCATGGAGATCGACAGCGGCACCCTGGGACGCTCCGCGCGCGGGAAGGTCCCCCTGCGCGACGCGCAGGGGGACATCGTCGGGGCCGTCTCGGTGGGCATCGAGTACGACAGCGTCAGGGCGCGGCTCATCCACGCCATTCCGGGCCTGTTCGCCTACGCGGGCGGCGCCCTCGCCGTCGGAGCGCTGGCCGCCTACCTGATCTCGCGCCGGGTCCAGCGGCAGACCCGTGATCTGGCGTTCTCCGATATCTCGGGGCTGCTCTCGGAGCGCGAGGCCATGTTGCACGGCATTCGGGAAGGCGTCGTCGCACTGGACCGGAGCGGCCGGATCCGGCTGCTCAACGACGAGGCGCACCGGCTCCTGGGCATCGGTGACGAGGTGATCGGGCAGTCGCTCGACGACGCGCTGGGCCCTGGTCGTACGACCGATGTGCTGGCGGGCCGGGCCACGGGCACGGATCTGGTGACGGTCCGCGGCCAGCGCGTCCTGATCGCCAACCGCATGCCCACGGACGACGGCGGCGCCGTCGCCACCCTCCGGGACCGCACCGAACTGGAGCAGCTGGGGCGCGAGCTCGACTCGACGCGCGGCCTGATAGACGCCCTGCGCGCCCAGGACCACGAACACGCCAACCGCATGCACACGCTGCTCGGCCTGCTCGAACTGGAGATGTTCGACGACGCCGTCGAGTTCGTCGGCGAGGTGGTGGGCGACCACAGGGCGACCGCGGAACAGGTGACCGAGAAGGTGCACGATCCGCTGCTCGCGGCTCTCCTCGTCGGCAAGGCGACGGTGGCGGCGGAGCGCGGAGTCGCCCTGTGGATCTCCGACAGGACGCTCCTCCCCGACCGGCTGATCGACCCACGAGGGCTCGTCACGATCGTCGGGAATCTGGTCGACAACGCGGTGGACGCTGTCGCGGGAACCCCCCACGCGCGCGTGGAGGTCGATGTGCGGGCGGCCGACGACCGCTCGGTGGAGTTGCGGGTGCGCGACACGGGGCCCGGCATCCCCGCCGCCCGACGGGAGTTGATCTTCACGGAAGGGTGGTCCACCAAGAAGCTGCCCTCCCACGGGAAGCGCGGTATCGGCCTGCCCCTCGTGCGCCGGCTCGCGGAACGGCAGGGCGGCAGCGTCCACGTGGGGGAACCGGACGGCGGAGGCGCGGAGTTCACCGTCGTCCTGCCCGAGGCGCTCACGGATCCGGGCCTCGCGCAGGAGGCCGCCGGGGCGCCCATGACCCCCGCGAGCAACACCACCACCGATGCCCTGGCCACCCCCACGAAGGAGGACCCGCGATGA